A single region of the Oncorhynchus keta strain PuntledgeMale-10-30-2019 chromosome 37, Oket_V2, whole genome shotgun sequence genome encodes:
- the LOC118374946 gene encoding splicing factor YJU2-like: protein MSERKVLNKYYPPDFDPAKIPKLKLPKDRQYVVRLMAPFNMRCKTCGEYIYKGKKFNARKETVMNELYMGLPIFRFYIKCTRCLAEITFKTDPENTDYAMEHGATRNFQAEKLLEEEEKKITKDREEEELNNPMKVLENRTRDSKMEMEVLENLQELKELNQRQASVDFEGMLGTYKELEQRTKEQEKEEDERETREMLERALVKRLRDSDSDSDQEGESSSRPKKPSTDRPTDILTTDRLTDPQGLSVGGVKKAKVESWERSVGGLGGGGALGSLVVRKKPATSVPKPDTRVTPAGSNTQTVSKAAAIVPTAATKPITAQNESSLSLLGAYSDSDDSNNSE, encoded by the exons ATGTCAGAAAGAAAAGTTTTAAAC AAATACTACCCGCCAGACTTCGACCCGGCTAAAATACCCAAACTCAAGCTCCCTAAAGACAGGCAGTATGTGGTCCGGCTGATGGCTCCCTTCAACATGAG GTGTAAGACTTGTGGGGAGTACATTTACAAGGGGAAGAAGTTCAACGCCCGTAAggagactgtgatgaatgagcTCTACATGGGACTGCCCATCTTCCGCTTCTACATCAAGTGTACACGATGCCTGGCCGAGATCACCTTTAAG ACTGATCCAGAGAACACAGACTATGCCATGGAACACGGTGCCACAAGGAACTTCCAGGCGGAGAAACTtctagaggaggaagagaagaagataactaaggacagagaggaggaagagttgaACAACCCTATGAAG GTGTTGGAGAACCGTACGCGGGACTCTAAGATGGAGATGGAGGTTCTGGAGAATCTTCAGGAGCTCAAGGAGTTGAACCAGAGACAGGCTTCGGTGGACTTTGAAGGAATGCTGGGAACATACAAAGAGCTGGAGCAGAGGACCAAagagcaggagaaggaggaggacgaGAGGGAGACACG GGAGATGCTAGAGAGAGCTCTAGTGAAGAGGTTAAGAGACTCCGACTCTGACTCAGACCAGGAGGGCGAGAGCAGCAGCAGACCAAAGAAACCCAgcacagacagacctactgacaTCCTCACCACAGACAGACTCACTGAcccacag GGCCTGTCAGTGGGGGGGGTGAAGAAGGCCAAGGTGGAGAGCTGGGAGAGAAGTGTGGGGGGGCTGGGAGGTGGAGGGGCACTGGGATCACTGGTGGTGAGAAAGAAACCAGCGACCTCTGTCCCTAAACCTGATACCAGAGTAACTCCTGCAGGctctaacacacagacag TTTCAAAGGCAGCTGCTATTGTACCGACGGCGGCGACTAAGCCAATCACAGCACAGAATGAGTCGTCGCTCAGCCTCCTGGGGGCGTATTCCGACAGTGATGACAGCAACAACAGTGAATGA